Proteins encoded in a region of the Paenibacillus sp. W2I17 genome:
- a CDS encoding glycoside hydrolase family 32 protein: MSTILKQDYRNQYHFSPKEKWMNDPNGMVFFNGEYHLFYQHHPHGTTWGPMHWGHAVSRDLISWEELPIALLPDENGTIFSGSAVVDWNNTSGFFEGEPGLVAIFTHHLEVKNQDAIQTQSLAYSKDSGRTWTKYEGNPVLKHESFVDFRDPKVFWHEQSEEWIMIIACGQTVCLYRSPNLKDWTLGSEFGAGIGSHDGVWECPDLFPLAVDGDSGQEKWVMLVSIGADPAFIEGSRTQYFTGDFDGTTFVPDEASHTVRWIDYGRDNYAGVSWSDVPEEDGRRLIIGWMSNWMYANQTPTNDYRGAMTIARELTLETRAGEVILIQRPARELEQARTPVLSLQDVSIQQVSEQLNTLQLVNYEIHAEWTQDQSLHFALRSGADHETVVGVDSIRSEVYVDRSRSGIGNFHELFLSRHTAELKEVTGNQSLRIFVDHSSVEVFAKDGQAVITDLIYPDADCQGISAHAENTDLVFSSLHIYEISPTKAKG, from the coding sequence ATGTCGACAATTCTTAAACAAGATTACAGAAATCAATACCATTTTTCACCGAAAGAGAAGTGGATGAACGACCCAAACGGCATGGTGTTTTTCAATGGGGAGTATCACTTGTTCTATCAGCATCACCCACATGGAACTACATGGGGCCCCATGCATTGGGGCCATGCAGTGAGCAGGGACCTGATCTCCTGGGAGGAACTTCCGATAGCCTTACTCCCCGATGAGAATGGCACTATATTCTCGGGAAGCGCCGTAGTGGATTGGAATAATACGAGCGGATTCTTTGAGGGTGAGCCAGGATTGGTTGCTATTTTCACCCATCATCTTGAAGTTAAAAACCAAGATGCCATACAAACCCAGAGTCTGGCGTATAGCAAAGACAGCGGCAGAACCTGGACTAAGTACGAGGGTAATCCGGTATTGAAGCATGAGTCCTTTGTTGATTTCCGTGATCCCAAAGTGTTCTGGCATGAGCAATCCGAAGAGTGGATTATGATTATCGCTTGTGGTCAAACGGTATGTCTGTATCGTTCTCCCAATCTGAAGGATTGGACCCTAGGAAGTGAATTTGGCGCCGGGATTGGTTCACACGATGGCGTGTGGGAATGCCCCGACCTGTTCCCGCTCGCAGTGGATGGAGATTCAGGGCAGGAGAAATGGGTGATGCTCGTTAGCATCGGTGCAGATCCTGCTTTTATTGAAGGCTCCAGAACACAATATTTTACCGGAGATTTTGATGGAACTACATTTGTCCCAGACGAGGCATCCCATACGGTTCGCTGGATTGATTATGGTCGGGATAACTACGCAGGAGTTAGTTGGTCTGACGTTCCTGAGGAAGATGGAAGACGCCTCATTATCGGCTGGATGAGCAACTGGATGTATGCCAACCAGACGCCAACCAATGATTACCGTGGAGCAATGACGATTGCCCGGGAGTTGACACTGGAGACAAGAGCGGGAGAAGTTATATTGATTCAACGTCCTGCACGTGAACTTGAGCAAGCCCGTACGCCAGTACTGTCCCTACAGGATGTTTCGATTCAGCAAGTGAGTGAGCAGTTGAACACTTTGCAACTCGTGAACTATGAGATCCATGCAGAGTGGACTCAGGATCAGTCGTTACATTTTGCACTAAGAAGCGGCGCAGATCACGAGACGGTCGTTGGTGTAGACTCGATCCGAAGTGAAGTGTACGTTGATCGTAGTCGATCGGGCATCGGCAATTTTCATGAACTTTTCCTGAGCCGTCATACAGCTGAGTTAAAAGAAGTAACCGGAAATCAAAGTTTGCGTATCTTTGTAGATCATTCATCTGTGGAGGTATTTGCAAAAGATGGTCAGGCGGTTATTACGGATCTGATCTATCCGGATGCGGATTGCCAAGGCATCTCTGCTCATGCAGAAAATACAGATCTGGTCTTCTCTTCACTTCATATCTATGAGATATCACCGACCAAGGCTAAGGGTTAA
- a CDS encoding ROK family protein encodes MRIGAIEAGGTKFVCGVGNEHGQIEDRISFPTEHPETTLAKVIDYFKDKDVEAIGIGSFGPIDLQPDSPTYGYITTTPKPGWGNCNVIGTLKQEFPVPFGWDTDVNAAALGEVTWGAAQGLDNCVYYTIGTGVGVGLVAGGKRVHGLLHPEGGHIRTRRHPDDHFAGLCPYHGDCLEGMAAGPAIEARWQIPGSELPAEHPAWEIESFYIAESITTAILLHSPQKIILGGGVMQQDHLFPMIREQVVRNLNGYVNAAPITQHIDQYIVQPGLGQHAGLCGALALGLEAFQHAAQASHVS; translated from the coding sequence ATGCGTATTGGAGCCATAGAAGCGGGCGGAACAAAGTTTGTATGTGGTGTAGGGAATGAGCATGGACAGATTGAAGATCGGATCAGCTTTCCAACAGAACATCCGGAGACCACTCTTGCCAAGGTGATCGACTATTTCAAGGATAAAGACGTGGAAGCAATCGGGATAGGCTCTTTTGGTCCGATTGATCTGCAACCGGATAGTCCCACCTATGGTTATATTACGACCACACCTAAGCCTGGGTGGGGGAACTGTAATGTGATTGGAACCTTGAAGCAGGAATTTCCGGTTCCTTTTGGATGGGATACGGATGTGAATGCTGCCGCGCTCGGTGAAGTGACGTGGGGAGCGGCTCAAGGACTGGACAACTGTGTATATTACACGATTGGTACAGGCGTTGGTGTCGGACTTGTGGCAGGGGGCAAACGAGTACACGGATTGTTACATCCCGAGGGTGGACATATTCGGACAAGACGCCATCCGGACGATCACTTTGCCGGATTATGCCCGTATCATGGCGATTGCCTGGAGGGAATGGCAGCGGGTCCAGCCATTGAAGCTCGCTGGCAGATCCCTGGCAGTGAACTGCCGGCAGAACATCCGGCGTGGGAGATCGAATCCTTTTACATTGCGGAGTCGATTACTACGGCCATCTTGCTTCATTCGCCGCAGAAGATCATCCTGGGCGGTGGTGTGATGCAGCAAGATCATCTGTTTCCTATGATTCGGGAGCAGGTAGTGCGGAATCTCAATGGTTATGTAAATGCAGCCCCAATCACGCAACATATCGACCAATATATTGTGCAGCCCGGATTGGGCCAGCATGCAGGCCTATGTGGTGCGCTAGCATTGGGTCTGGAAGCATTCCAACATGCAGCACAAGCTTCACATGTTTCATAG
- a CDS encoding GNAT family N-acetyltransferase, whose protein sequence is MNPITMRQAVQEDQEQLADLRALVLYDDLTRLVRYDDVKVRERFRNTFDPAQTQIIELEGSMVGCVALKPKSEAYLLEHFYIHPDYQGQRIGTQVLNMLLEQDEVQGKRVILNVLQGSPARRLYERFGFILDSEDEVDVFMSKHL, encoded by the coding sequence ATGAACCCAATAACAATGCGTCAAGCTGTACAAGAAGATCAAGAGCAACTCGCTGATTTGCGAGCCTTGGTATTATACGATGATCTAACCAGGCTGGTAAGGTACGATGATGTGAAGGTGCGTGAACGTTTCCGGAATACATTCGACCCTGCCCAGACACAGATCATTGAACTTGAAGGATCAATGGTGGGTTGTGTAGCATTGAAGCCCAAGTCTGAGGCATATCTATTGGAACATTTCTACATACATCCCGATTATCAAGGCCAGAGAATAGGAACTCAGGTACTGAACATGCTGCTGGAACAGGATGAAGTTCAGGGGAAACGGGTTATTTTAAATGTTTTGCAGGGAAGCCCTGCTCGGCGATTGTATGAACGATTTGGATTTATATTGGACAGTGAAGATGAGGTCGATGTATTTATGTCAAAGCACCTTTGA
- a CDS encoding acyl carrier protein, which yields MQEYPVAYDQFDIHFYQVVEMFSEQKLDVSALDEDLRVLGLNSISFIKLIIALENEFNIEMDDEYLELENFTTLQHLKDSLRKCINYEIPNES from the coding sequence TTGCAAGAATATCCTGTGGCTTATGATCAGTTTGATATTCACTTCTATCAGGTCGTGGAAATGTTTTCTGAACAAAAGCTGGATGTAAGTGCGTTGGATGAGGATTTAAGAGTTCTTGGATTAAACTCCATTTCATTTATCAAACTGATCATTGCCTTGGAGAACGAATTCAATATTGAGATGGACGATGAGTATCTTGAATTGGAGAACTTCACAACATTGCAACATCTGAAAGACAGTTTGCGTAAGTGCATCAATTATGAGATTCCCAATGAGTCATAA
- a CDS encoding acyl-CoA dehydrogenase family protein, translating into MKVELNAEQLMWQEQFKDFVDSEIIPYASVNDSEERIHPELLAKITEAGYLGSMLPKEYGWDGTGQYHYRDS; encoded by the coding sequence ATGAAAGTTGAACTGAATGCGGAGCAATTGATGTGGCAGGAACAATTCAAGGATTTTGTAGACAGTGAGATTATTCCATATGCTAGTGTAAATGACAGCGAAGAACGAATTCACCCGGAACTCCTTGCGAAAATAACTGAGGCTGGTTATCTGGGCTCCATGTTGCCAAAAGAATATGGGTGGGATGGAACTGGACAATATCACTATCGGGATTCTTAA
- a CDS encoding acyl-CoA dehydrogenase family protein gives MELDNITIGILNEEVGRGCSSVRSLLTVQGMVGLAILRWGTEQQRQYWLPALATGTTLGSFGLTEPSVGSDAKSIETTAVLDGDEYILNGHKKWITMGQLADVFLILAQCENKPTAFIVERDSIGFSVEPMSGLLGARASMIAELKMDSCRIPKENLLGQVGTGLSHVALPCLDYGRYTIACGCVGLAKACLDASVHYANSRIQFGRAIRENQMIQKMITEMSVNMKAARMLCYRAGYLRDVGDPESIMETWTAKYFASTMVNKVASDAVQIHGANGCHRDYPVERYYRDARINEIIEGTTQMHEILIATQEVVTHRREMRRSNKAEKVKDGANRNV, from the coding sequence ATGGAACTGGACAATATCACTATCGGGATTCTTAACGAAGAGGTTGGACGTGGCTGCTCCTCTGTTAGAAGTTTGTTAACCGTTCAGGGGATGGTGGGTTTAGCGATCTTGCGTTGGGGAACGGAGCAACAAAGACAGTACTGGTTACCTGCATTAGCTACGGGAACAACTTTGGGTTCATTCGGATTGACAGAACCGAGTGTTGGAAGCGATGCCAAAAGCATTGAAACAACGGCCGTATTAGACGGAGACGAATACATACTTAACGGTCATAAAAAATGGATAACCATGGGACAGCTTGCAGACGTATTTTTGATTCTTGCCCAATGTGAAAACAAGCCGACAGCGTTTATCGTGGAGAGAGATTCCATTGGGTTCAGCGTTGAACCTATGAGCGGGTTGCTTGGAGCGAGAGCATCGATGATTGCTGAACTTAAAATGGATTCTTGTCGAATTCCGAAGGAAAACCTCCTGGGTCAAGTCGGTACAGGGTTATCACATGTTGCTTTACCTTGTCTGGATTATGGAAGATACACGATCGCTTGTGGCTGTGTCGGTTTAGCCAAGGCATGTCTGGATGCATCGGTACATTATGCTAATTCCAGAATCCAATTCGGAAGAGCTATACGCGAGAATCAAATGATACAAAAAATGATCACTGAAATGTCAGTGAATATGAAAGCGGCACGGATGCTGTGTTACAGAGCAGGATATTTAAGAGATGTGGGTGATCCAGAGAGCATTATGGAAACTTGGACTGCCAAATACTTTGCTTCAACCATGGTGAATAAAGTTGCCAGTGATGCTGTTCAGATTCATGGTGCCAATGGTTGCCATCGAGACTATCCCGTAGAGAGATATTATCGGGATGCCCGGATCAATGAAATTATCGAAGGCACGACTCAAATGCATGAGATTTTAATCGCAACACAGGAGGTTGTAACACACCGCCGAGAAATGAGACGTTCAAATAAAGCAGAAAAAGTTAAGGATGGCGCGAATCGAAACGTTTAG
- a CDS encoding phosphotransferase family protein, protein MKRIGQGQTAEIFRHGETSILKLFREDFSEEAIQHEFDNTRIVLELGVKCPQTIDMVTINNRKGIIFELASGRTLLEEMIIKPWSIERRARQMAALHHQIHQQSGEQIQQKHKTVLEKNISNASDLSDMEKQQIMDYVHSLPEGRSLCHGDFHPNNVITGKESWIIDWMTGASGCPAADVARTLVLLKYGNLPKGTPMMMKVLLKIIKSRMSKAYIEYYLSLSGMDIREIHRWVLPIAAARLTEWIPPEEKKDLLDYIRNQLKKFNTT, encoded by the coding sequence TTGAAACGGATTGGGCAGGGACAGACAGCGGAAATATTCAGACATGGTGAAACTTCAATTTTGAAACTCTTCAGAGAAGATTTCTCTGAGGAAGCGATTCAGCATGAGTTTGATAATACTCGAATCGTTTTGGAACTTGGAGTTAAATGCCCACAAACAATTGATATGGTGACGATCAATAATCGTAAAGGTATCATATTTGAGTTGGCCAGTGGAAGGACACTTTTGGAAGAGATGATTATTAAACCATGGTCCATTGAGCGCAGAGCAAGGCAGATGGCAGCACTTCATCATCAAATACACCAGCAATCAGGTGAACAGATTCAACAAAAGCATAAGACTGTATTAGAGAAGAATATATCAAACGCAAGCGATCTATCGGACATGGAGAAGCAACAGATTATGGACTATGTACATAGTTTGCCGGAAGGCAGATCTCTATGTCATGGGGATTTCCATCCCAATAATGTGATTACAGGCAAAGAATCCTGGATCATAGACTGGATGACAGGCGCATCGGGCTGTCCAGCAGCAGATGTGGCAAGGACGCTGGTATTATTAAAATACGGAAATTTGCCAAAAGGCACTCCAATGATGATGAAAGTTCTGCTGAAGATAATCAAAAGCAGGATGAGTAAAGCGTATATCGAGTATTACTTGTCCCTCTCGGGCATGGACATTCGCGAGATACATCGATGGGTTCTTCCCATTGCTGCAGCCAGACTAACGGAGTGGATACCACCTGAGGAAAAAAAAGATTTATTGGATTACATTCGTAATCAGCTTAAAAAATTCAACACAACTTAG
- a CDS encoding AraC family transcriptional regulator has translation MDFQLRSVVSYDMVVREKKHLFDLSLRRQIAIFEVMDALEISVFSKTVQVKAGAVLLANKIRLQNYDKPVLKMRGIIFGSDLLERLPSCHILSENGSKHYDLALSLLNRTVESREDIEIAERDFLEVYSSYYQTNLANLMRPETDREDSVKRNLIMICKYIQNNYEQPITLQFLADMVGYNPVYLCNLFSKVFNVSPLKYLQQIRVDKAQEYVTKTDLPISEITTKLGYSSSTQFSAMYKKKVGKTPTEHRNQFRSNKGNLPLSIQST, from the coding sequence ATGGATTTCCAACTACGTTCTGTTGTTTCTTATGATATGGTCGTCCGTGAAAAAAAACATCTATTTGACTTGTCTCTCAGAAGACAGATTGCCATATTTGAGGTTATGGATGCATTGGAAATCAGTGTGTTTAGCAAAACGGTGCAGGTTAAGGCAGGGGCTGTGCTGCTGGCAAATAAAATAAGACTGCAAAACTATGATAAACCTGTTCTGAAAATGAGAGGTATTATTTTTGGATCGGATCTGCTTGAGCGACTGCCAAGCTGTCACATATTAAGTGAGAATGGTAGCAAACACTATGATCTTGCTTTAAGTCTGTTGAACCGAACGGTAGAGAGTAGAGAAGACATCGAAATAGCTGAAAGAGATTTTCTTGAAGTATACTCCAGTTACTATCAAACGAATCTGGCTAATTTGATGCGACCGGAAACGGATCGGGAGGACTCGGTCAAACGGAACTTGATCATGATATGCAAGTATATCCAAAACAATTATGAGCAGCCAATTACTCTGCAATTTCTGGCGGATATGGTTGGTTATAATCCAGTGTATCTGTGTAATCTGTTTTCTAAGGTTTTCAATGTTTCGCCACTGAAGTACCTACAGCAGATTCGGGTGGATAAGGCACAGGAGTACGTAACCAAGACGGATCTTCCAATCTCTGAAATTACAACGAAGTTAGGGTACAGTTCTAGTACACAATTTAGTGCAATGTACAAGAAAAAAGTGGGCAAAACTCCGACCGAACATCGCAATCAATTCAGAAGCAACAAGGGAAATTTGCCCCTATCTATTCAATCTACATAA
- a CDS encoding thioesterase II family protein, protein MKKIQLFCLPHAGGSAMIFHRWKSSLSPFIDVIPIELKGRGARVGEPFYESFEEAIEDIYPTVSSLIHGPYAIFGHSMGSWMALELYYRLAQSTKQLPEHMMLSGNRAPHIFKDENIHALPDEEFRETIQNMGGTSDEVFTNKELFSLFAPVLRADFRIVELYRFQPKPFKVQSDITVLTGRSDTRVKSSDLIGWKKYAGSQCDIVKLDGGHFYIQENIQETTRIINEKLQPYVI, encoded by the coding sequence ATGAAGAAAATTCAACTTTTTTGTTTGCCTCATGCAGGTGGGTCAGCCATGATTTTTCATCGCTGGAAATCATCTTTAAGCCCTTTTATTGACGTAATACCGATCGAATTAAAAGGAAGAGGCGCTCGGGTGGGGGAACCATTCTATGAAAGCTTTGAAGAAGCGATTGAAGATATCTACCCCACGGTTTCCTCACTAATTCATGGGCCTTATGCTATTTTCGGACATAGCATGGGAAGCTGGATGGCGCTCGAACTATATTACCGACTTGCACAGTCAACGAAACAATTGCCTGAACATATGATGCTTTCAGGCAATCGTGCACCACATATTTTCAAGGATGAGAATATTCACGCATTGCCAGACGAAGAGTTCAGAGAGACGATTCAGAACATGGGTGGAACGTCGGATGAGGTCTTTACCAATAAAGAGCTCTTTTCGTTATTTGCACCTGTACTTAGAGCCGATTTCAGGATTGTCGAACTCTATCGTTTTCAGCCTAAGCCTTTCAAGGTTCAGAGTGATATTACCGTGTTAACTGGCAGAAGCGATACCCGAGTGAAATCTAGTGATCTGATCGGATGGAAAAAGTACGCTGGTTCACAATGTGACATTGTCAAATTGGATGGAGGACACTTCTATATCCAGGAAAATATTCAGGAAACAACGAGAATTATAAATGAAAAGCTGCAACCTTATGTAATCTAG
- a CDS encoding non-ribosomal peptide synthetase, with product MSMDNLAQLFNSLGSVTDRGITFLNGSKEEKVVSYQSLVQSAKIRLGELQAFGMQPGNELIFQLNSEEEFIVTFWACTLGKIIPVPITVGGNQEQRMKLYNVWKTLNHPFIAADQDLTESLDKFARKNGLEEVVREMHARIFIVEDISNLREEPIVEGIEASIQPDDIAFIQFSSGSTGQTKGVVIRHRNVMINIQAMNIATQISSNDRSLSWLPLTHDMGLIAFHLTSTFQGLQQFIMPTSLFIRHPTLWLTKTSEHRVTQLYAPNFAYKYFLDSYNPLTFASTDLSSVRFIMNGAEPISPALCFNFLEAMSPYGLASNTMLTAYGLAEATVGVSFGNVGDLTCYVLDRRYLENGKPFIEAEPGSEHAVSFVEVGKPVQNCDVRICDDYDKPVEELVLGSIQIKGLSVTSGYYNNAAATEKASTADGWIRTGDIGFMNDGAIVITGRTKDIIFINGQNVYPHDIERVTEELEQFDLGKVAVCGVSNPLTGSESVVMFVLYKKDLPSFIPRVGEAKAHIQQRMGIEIKSVLPIKQIPKTTSGKFQRYRLQERYETGEFSEIEQSIQSMLSHMQEIKEVQPARDHIEQKLIEIVESVAGLRNVGVTDNLAEAGFDSLKVTQIHQAIDDAFPAKMAISSLYSHTSIVSWANLIRQDRVELEPVRMDRSFFHTDRGYEALSYQFTLPASLVQDMRLIAQSEAISIHVLASAMYAYLLHTLSEQPSIDMHVSYGTARMITPVRLNFDQYKTMKELFQNVHQQIITMPSDRAFTVEQMSQIRTSSTEWAVIPLYGEQHLFKASDDVLNYYDLIILVSDEGDTLQCNCRFNGRKLKQSRVKRLIANYVRGLQLLVQPELK from the coding sequence ATGAGCATGGATAACTTGGCTCAATTATTTAACTCCCTTGGTTCAGTCACAGACAGAGGTATTACTTTTCTGAATGGCAGCAAAGAAGAAAAGGTTGTATCGTACCAGTCCCTTGTGCAATCAGCCAAAATCCGATTAGGAGAGCTTCAAGCATTCGGGATGCAGCCGGGTAATGAATTGATCTTCCAACTGAACTCTGAAGAAGAGTTTATTGTCACCTTTTGGGCGTGCACGCTTGGAAAAATCATACCGGTTCCGATAACCGTAGGTGGAAATCAGGAGCAAAGAATGAAGCTTTACAATGTGTGGAAAACGTTGAACCATCCGTTTATTGCTGCTGATCAGGATCTCACGGAAAGTTTGGACAAGTTTGCCCGGAAGAATGGACTGGAAGAGGTTGTCCGCGAAATGCATGCCCGAATCTTTATAGTAGAGGACATCTCGAACTTGCGAGAAGAACCTATTGTTGAGGGAATTGAAGCTAGCATCCAGCCGGATGACATAGCCTTTATCCAATTTTCTTCAGGTTCTACAGGACAAACCAAGGGTGTAGTAATTAGACACCGCAATGTCATGATAAATATACAAGCTATGAATATAGCAACCCAAATCTCCTCTAATGACCGTTCTTTGAGTTGGTTACCCCTGACCCATGATATGGGTCTGATTGCGTTTCATCTTACAAGTACCTTCCAAGGTCTGCAACAGTTTATTATGCCGACTTCCTTATTCATCCGTCACCCTACATTATGGTTAACCAAAACTTCTGAACACCGTGTCACCCAACTATATGCTCCAAATTTTGCTTATAAATATTTCCTGGATTCATATAATCCACTAACCTTTGCATCAACCGATTTGTCTTCGGTACGTTTTATTATGAACGGTGCTGAGCCGATATCTCCGGCACTTTGTTTCAATTTTTTGGAGGCGATGAGTCCTTATGGACTGGCTTCCAATACAATGCTGACGGCGTACGGCTTGGCCGAAGCAACCGTTGGTGTTTCCTTTGGTAACGTCGGTGATTTGACTTGTTATGTACTGGACAGAAGATATTTGGAGAACGGGAAACCATTCATAGAAGCTGAACCGGGCTCAGAACATGCTGTTTCTTTTGTAGAAGTAGGCAAGCCGGTTCAAAATTGTGATGTACGAATATGTGATGATTATGATAAGCCGGTCGAGGAATTGGTGCTAGGCAGTATTCAAATTAAAGGATTGAGTGTAACAAGCGGTTATTACAACAATGCGGCAGCTACGGAAAAAGCTAGTACAGCCGATGGATGGATTCGTACTGGAGATATTGGATTTATGAATGATGGCGCAATAGTCATTACGGGCAGAACCAAGGACATTATATTCATCAATGGTCAAAACGTATATCCGCATGATATTGAACGTGTAACGGAGGAACTGGAGCAATTTGATCTGGGGAAAGTCGCTGTATGTGGTGTCTCCAATCCACTTACAGGTTCGGAAAGCGTTGTAATGTTTGTACTGTATAAAAAGGACTTGCCATCTTTTATTCCAAGAGTTGGAGAAGCCAAAGCACATATTCAGCAGCGGATGGGAATTGAAATCAAGTCCGTACTACCCATTAAGCAAATTCCTAAAACGACGAGTGGAAAATTTCAACGTTACAGGCTTCAGGAGCGGTACGAAACAGGAGAATTTAGTGAAATCGAACAATCCATTCAGAGCATGTTAAGCCATATGCAGGAGATCAAAGAAGTACAACCAGCTCGTGATCATATTGAACAAAAGCTGATTGAGATTGTTGAGTCCGTAGCGGGACTTAGGAATGTCGGAGTAACGGACAATCTGGCTGAAGCTGGATTCGATTCGCTAAAAGTAACGCAGATTCATCAGGCAATCGATGATGCATTTCCAGCCAAAATGGCAATTTCCAGCTTGTATTCACATACCTCTATTGTCTCATGGGCGAATCTGATCAGACAAGACAGAGTGGAACTGGAGCCTGTACGGATGGATCGGAGCTTTTTCCATACGGATCGAGGTTACGAAGCCTTGTCGTATCAATTCACTCTCCCAGCTTCATTGGTACAGGATATGCGACTGATTGCACAATCCGAAGCGATCAGTATTCATGTATTGGCATCAGCTATGTATGCTTACTTGTTACACACTTTGTCAGAACAACCCTCTATTGATATGCACGTATCCTATGGTACAGCGAGAATGATTACACCTGTACGATTGAATTTCGATCAATACAAGACAATGAAAGAGCTCTTTCAAAATGTTCATCAACAGATCATAACCATGCCTTCGGATCGAGCGTTTACCGTCGAGCAGATGAGCCAGATCAGAACAAGCAGCACGGAGTGGGCAGTTATTCCTTTATATGGTGAACAGCATCTGTTCAAGGCATCGGACGATGTACTGAACTATTACGATCTGATTATCCTAGTGTCGGACGAAGGTGATACTCTGCAGTGCAATTGTCGTTTTAATGGACGCAAATTAAAACAGAGCCGTGTGAAGCGTCTTATTGCCAATTATGTGAGAGGACTTCAACTATTGGTACAACCGGAATTGAAATGA